The sequence GTCCAGGTCCTCCAGCGGCAGCGCCTGCTCCATCGGGCGGCCGAGCACGTCGGCGGGACGCAGCGCGGTGATCCGGGCGGCCGCGGCGTTGAAGCAGATCACCCGGCCGTGTTCGTCGGCGACCACCAGGCCGTCGGGCAGGTCGTCGGGGTCGATGCCCAGCTGGTACGGGTCGGTGGCCGATCCGGCCGCCGGTACCGCGGGCGGCTCCTGACCGGGCGCGGGTGCGGAGGCGGCCCATCCCGCCGGCACACCGCGCATGCCGTTCTGCGGCATTACGTCCAACCCCGCCACCCCCCTCTCAGGGCCCCCGGGCGGCCACCCTACTAGCTTGAAGTGACGCTGCGGCACCCCGCGGGCGAGCGCTGCGCCCGGGCGGAGGCGTACAGGCACACCGCGGCGGCCGTCGCGAGGTTCAGGCTCTCGGCCCGGCCGTGGATCGGCACCCGCACCACCGCGTCGGTGAGCGCCCTGGTCTCCTCGGGAAGTCCCCACGCCTCGTTGCCGAACACCCAGGCGGTCGGGCCGAGCATCTGGCCCTCGTCGAGTTCCGCGTCCAGGTCGTGCTCCCCCGCGCCGTCGGCGGCCAGCACCCGGACGCCCTGGGCCCGCAGCCCCGCGACGGCGGTCTCCACCGGCACGCCCACCGCGACCGGCAGGTGGAAGAGGCTGCCGGCGGAGGCCCGTACCGCCTTGGGGTTGTACAGGTCCACGGAGGCGTCGGTGAGCACCACGGCGTCCGCGCCTGCCGCGTCGGCGCAGCGCAGCACCGTGCCGGCGTTGCCGGGGTCGCGGACGTGCGCCAGGACCGCGACCAGCCGCGGCCGCGCGGCCAGCACCTGCTCGAACGGCGTGTCCAGGAACCGGCAGACCCCGATCAGCCCCTGCGGGGTGACGGTGTCCGACATCTCCGCGATCACCTGCGGTGTGGCTCGCAGCAGGGACGCCCCTGCCGCGCGGGCAGCCGCGATCAGTTCGGCGTGCCGCTCCTCCGCCTCCGGCGTGACGTACAACTCGACGAGTGTCCGCCCTTCCGGGCCACCCTGGTGTGCGACGGCTTCGCGTACCGCCTGCGGGCCCTCCGCCAGGAACCGGCGCTCCTTCGCCCGGAACGACCGCTTGGCCAGCTTCCGCGCGGCGGTCACCCGCGCCGAGCGCAACGAGGTCAGATCCGCGGGTGGGCTGGTCACGGGCTTGGCCTTCTCTTCGTCGTGCGGTCGTCGTGCGGTCGTCGTGCGGGGGTTCGGCCTGCGCCGTGGAGGCCCGCGTTCGCTGCCGGATGCCGACCGGTGAGTGGTCCCTCAACCGACAGAACGGGGCACCCCAGAGGAACCGGGGCACCCCGTAAAGCACCGTTAAACCGGCTGAGCCCAGCGCAGCGTCACGCGGCCTTCGGCGCGTTGACGTCGGAGGGCAGCGCCTTCTGGGCGACCTCGACGAGCGCGGCGAACGCGGGCGCGTCGGTGACGGCCAGCTCCGCGAGGATCTTGCGGTCCACCTCGACGTTGGCGGCCTTCAGACCCTGGATGAAGCGGTTGTAGGTGATGCCGTTCGCACGGGCCGCGGCGTTGATCCGCTGAATCCAGAGCTGGCGGAAGTCGCCCTTGCGCTTCTTGCGGTCGTTGTAGTTGTAGACCAGGGAGTGGGTGACCTGCTCCTTGGCCTTGCGGTACAGGCGCGAACGCTGACCGCGGTAGCCGCTGGCCTGCTCAAGAATCGCCCGGCGCTTCTTCTGGGCGTTGACTGCCCGCTTGACGCGTGCCACTTGATAACTCCTTCTAGGGGACCGCGGTACTGGTCACGCGGTCCGAAAGCGATGGGGGTCCCGGATCGGACCGCGCGCCCCGCTCGGGGGCGCGCTGGTCACTTGCCGAGAAGCTTCTTGATCTTCTTGGCGTCGGCCGGGGCCACCTCGACGGTGCCGCTCAGGGCGCGCGTCTTGCTGGACGGCTTGTGCTCCAGGTAGTGGCGAACGCCGGCGCGCTCACGGACCACCTTGCCGGAACCGGTGATCTTGAAGCGCTTGCTCGCACCACTGTGGGTCTTGTTCTTCGGCATGGCGCCGTGGTCTCCTCGTCGCTGGCCCTCCCGGGCGCCCGGTCAAGGGCGTACGGGGAGCGTCAGTCCTGCTATTACCACCCGAAGCCGCCCGCTTTCTGCGGGCGGTGCTTGCGGGGTACTACTCGAGCCGCGGTGTCAGCCGGCGTCGGCCGGAGCCTCGACCTGCTCCTCCGCCTCGGCGATCTCGCCGTCGTCACCGTCGTGGCCGGCGTCGCCCTGGCGCTCCGCCTTGCGGGCTGCCTGGGCCTCGCGGGCCTCGGCCATGGCCTCGGTCTTCTTCTTGTGCGGACCGAGGACCATGATCATGTTGCGGCCGTCCTGCTTCGGGTTCGACTCGATGAACCCGAGGTCCTGGACGTCCTCCGCGAGCCGCTGGAGCAGGCGGTAGCCCAGCTCCGGGCGGGACTGCTCACGGCCACGGAACATGATCGTGATCTTGACCTTGTCGCCCTGCTTGAGGAACCGGACGACGTGACCCTTCTTGGTGTCATAGTCGTGCGGGTCGATCTTCGGCCGGAGCTTCATCTCCTTGATGACCGTGTGCGCCTGGTTCTTGCGCGCCTCACGGGCCTTCATGGCCGACTCGTACTTGAACTTCCCGTAGTCCATGAGCTTGCACACGGGCGGACGGGCGTTCGCCGCGACCTCGACCAGGTCGAGGTCATACTCCTGCGCAAGCTCCAGTGCCTTGGCAAGCGGCACGATGCCTACCTGCTCGCCACTGGGACCGACAAGTCGCACCTCGGGAACGCGAATCCGGTCGTTGATGCGGGGCTCGGCGCTGATGGGGCCTCCTCGGTTGCACGACGCGACTGACTGGCCGACAGCCGCGCTTTGGGTCGTCTTCTGCTACTACCCTGTGCGTCGTGCCCGAACGTCAAAAACGCCCCGTACGGCACACAGGCGGGCTCCTCACAACCGGGAGCACCGCCGCGTTATTCCGCGGGGCGCATCGGACGGCGGGAGCCGGGCGCGCGACACGCCGACCGAAGCCGTCTGACCGGGGACCCGTCGGCCGACGGGCCGAACAGGTGGGAGATCGGAGCCTCCACTTGGTGGCCGGACACGATGATGTCCGACCGGTCGTTAACCAAGCATAGCAGCGCGGACCCCAAGGCAGTAATCGGCCGGACGGGGCATATCGTGGCCGCCATGAGCGACGCACCGGCCCCCACTCACGCCTCGGCCCCCGCCGCGGCACCCGACTTCGACGACCTGACCCGCGACATCGCGGACGTCCCGGCGGTGGAGGTGATCACCACGGTAGCGGTCCATCTGATGAGCGCCGCCGCGGTGAACCTGGGGCTGGCCGAGGAGGGCGAGCAGCACAAGGACCTCGACGAGGCCCGCAAGCTCATCCAGGCGCTCGCCGGGCTGGTCAGCGCCAGCGCCACCGAGATCAGCTCCTTCCACGCCGCCCCGCTGCGGGACGGGCTGAAGTCGCTCCAGCTCGCCTTCCGCGAGGCGTCGGTGGTGCCCGACGAGCCCGGCCAGGGCCCGGGCGAGAAGTTCACCGGACCGGTCTACGGCTGACCGCCGCGCTTCTACGCCGCCCCGCCCTCCTGGGTGCGGGCGGCGTTCTCCGCCTCGACGGCGGCGGCGCGGGCGGCCTTGGCGGCGGCCATCGCCGGGTGGGTGGTCTGGTGCACGAGCGCGGCGATCGCGGCGCCGACCAGCGGGGCGACCAGGAAGAGCCACACCTGGGTGAGCGCGGGGCTGCCGGCGAACAGCGCCGGGGCGAGGCTGCGGGCAGGGTTGACGCCGGTACCGGTCAGCGGGATGCCGACCAGGTGGATCACCGCCAGCGCGAGACCGATCGGCAGGCCGTCGAAGCCGACCACGGCGATCTTGTGCGTCACCGCGAGCACCACGAAGACCAGCAGGAAGGTCAGGATCACCTCGGCGACGAAGGCGCCGAAGATGTTGATGCCGACCGCCGAGCGGGTGCCGTAGCCGTTGGTGCCGAACGCGCCGTACCGCCTGAAGCCGGGCACCTGCTCGGCGACCAGCAGCAGGAGTGCGGCGCCCACGATCGCGCCGACGAACTGGGCGACCCAGTACTCCACCGCCCGGCGCAGTTCGATCCGCCCGGCCAGCAGCATGCCGAGCGTGACCGCCGGGTTGACATGGCTGCCGGAGATGGGTCCGATCGCGTAGGCGATGGCCAGCAGCACGAAACCGAAGGCCAGCGCGATGCCGAGGGTGCCGATGTACGAGCCGGACAGCACCGCGGCGCCGACCGCGAAGAAGACGAGCGCGAGCGTGCCCACGAATTCACAGATGACAGCGCGGGTGTCGGTGGGGCGGTAGTTCATCACGTCCGCGGCGGTGAAGGTTGGCCGATCCATCGCGCCTCCTCGAAATGATCAAACCTGCCTCTGCATTGTCGGCACAACGGGTGAATCGCACATCTCGGGGCATATGCGGCGCCCGTCCGGTGTGGGGAACGGACGGGTGAGCGGCGCGGGGCCCCAGCTCGGGGCCGGTTGGCGGCTGACCGACGCCGGGCCTCGGCGCGGGGGCGGTGGGCGCGGGGCTGCGGACGGGCCCGGCTGGAACGCGGGCGCGGCGGAGCGGCGGCGCCCGGCAGGCGATCAGCGGGTGAAGAGCGGCTCTCCCGGGAGGCTCGCCGTCGGCGGGAGGAGGGCCAGGTCCAGGCCCTGGACCAGTGCGGCACGCAGCGTCTCGTCGCCGGCCAGCGCCCCGGCCAGCCGGTTCGCGGCCGCCGTCACGTCGGCGCCCTCGGCGAGCACCAGGGTCAAGGTGCCGTCGGTGCCCGGGCCGCCGGGGGTGAGGTGGGCGCGGGCGATGCCCGGCTCGGCGGCGACGGCGGCTCGCAGCGCGGACCGCACCTCGGGGTCGGTCAGCGGGTCGGTACGGGCCGGTCCGGCCGCGGCGGCGCGCAGCGCGGCACCGGTCAGTTCGTACGTCACCGGTCCGGCCAGGTCGATCAGCAGCGTGTCCGCCTGCTCGTGGGCGAGCGCCTGGAGGGCCTGGTGCAGCGGCACCGCCACCGGGCGGGCGTCCGCGCGCCAACTCGCCAGCGACCGGGTCGAGGTGAAGGCGGGCAGCGCGCGCCGCCCGTCCGGCGCCTGGATGGTCGGCACCGCCATGTCGCTGCTCTTCTCCCGGGTCAGCCCGTCGGGTCCGGTCTCCGCCTCGCCGAGCACCGCCACGACCGGGACGAGCAGCCGTGCCCCGTGCAGCGCCGCCACCACGTCCGCGTCCGAGGCCCGCCCCGCCGCGTAGGCCGCGAGTGCTTCGGCCAGCGCCACGTCCGCCGACCCGTCGTCCTCCGCGAACCCGGAGTCCGGAATATTCTTCAACGCCACGAAGGCACCCTATCCGCCGTGCCCGGCGCACCCCGGCGCGGTACCGCCGGCGCCGCCACACCACAGCCCGGACCGCCCACCGAACAGCCCGGGCCGCCCACCGACGCCCCGCGCCTTCCGCCGTGCCGCGCGGTGCGAACCCGCTCTCAGGCCCGCCGGCGGACCCGGAAGTAGAGCAGGCCCGCCACGGCGATGAGTGCGGCGCCGACCGCGGCGAAGGCGGTGGCCGCGCCGTTGGCGAGGAGCTGGGACGAGGAGGCGGCCGCGGGCGGGGCGGTCGGGCCGGGCGCGAAGTACGCGTGCGGGTAGGCCGCGGGCGTGGGCAGCACCGGGGCCGGCCTGAGCTTCTTCGCCGCGGCGAGCGCGGCCGCGGGGTCGATCAGCCCGGTGCCGACCTCGTCGTTCCGCCCGCCCGGGGGCTTGTCCAGCGTGGTGTCCTCCAGCACCTGCTTGACCTGTGCCGGGCTGAGCTTCGGGTTCGCGGAGCGGATCAGCGCGGCGGCCCCCGAGGCGTACGCGGAGGCCGCGCTGGTGCCCCATCCGTTGTAGTAGGTCCGGTCGGGGTCGGCGATGACGACCTCGACGCCGGGCGCGGAGACGGACGCGTACCAGCGGTGGGTGGAGAAGGAGGCGTGCTCGCCGTGCCGGTCGACCGCCGCCACGGCGATCACCCCGGGATAGGCGGCGGGGTAGGAGGAGCGGTCGGCGGCGTCGCCGCCGTTGCCCGCGGACGCGACGACCACGACGCCCTTGCTCAGCGCGTAGCGGATCGCGTCGTCCTCGGCGGCGACCGGCGCCGCGGTGGCGCTGTCGTCGCCGAGCGAGAGGTTGATGACGTCGGCGCCGTGGTCGACGGCCCAGCGGATGCCGGCGGGCAGGGCGTCGCCGCGGTCGGTCCTGGCCTTCTGCCGCTGCGGGTCCTTGTCCTCCAGGATCACCCGGACCGGCAGGATGCGGGCCTGCGGGGCGATGCCGAGCACGCCGTCGCCGTGCCCCGGGCCGTGGCCGTGTCCGGCGATGATCGCCGCCATCCCGGTGCCGTGCTTGGCCCACGCCTTGTCACCGGGTTTCGCGCCGAACCCGACCTCGTCCTTGCCCTTGAGCACCTGGCCGGTGAGGTCGGGGTGGGTCGGGTCGACCCCGGTGTCCAGCACCGCCACGGTGACGCCGGCGCCCTTGGTGGTCCGCCACGCGGCTTGCGCGTGCAGCGCGGACAGCGCCCAGTCGGAGGCGCGTGCGTTGTCGGCGGCGGCGGGAGCGGCGGCGAGCGCGACCGTCGCACCGGCCGCCACCAGCGCGGCGAGGGCGCGGACGGCGGCGCTGGTGGCGCGTGCGCGGCGACGAGCGGGCGTGGCGGAGGGCGCGGTGGCGGCCGGAGTCGCTGCGCTGCGCGCGCGCTGGGCGGGGGTCATCCGTGGTGCTCCGAGCCGGTGGTCGGCGGGTGGCGCAGCGCGGCGACGGCCGTCTGCAGGTGGTCGTCGACGGCGGAGGCG comes from Streptomyces sp. NBC_00448 and encodes:
- a CDS encoding MIP family channel protein: MDRPTFTAADVMNYRPTDTRAVICEFVGTLALVFFAVGAAVLSGSYIGTLGIALAFGFVLLAIAYAIGPISGSHVNPAVTLGMLLAGRIELRRAVEYWVAQFVGAIVGAALLLLVAEQVPGFRRYGAFGTNGYGTRSAVGINIFGAFVAEVILTFLLVFVVLAVTHKIAVVGFDGLPIGLALAVIHLVGIPLTGTGVNPARSLAPALFAGSPALTQVWLFLVAPLVGAAIAALVHQTTHPAMAAAKAARAAAVEAENAARTQEGGAA
- a CDS encoding DUF1844 domain-containing protein: MSDAPAPTHASAPAAAPDFDDLTRDIADVPAVEVITTVAVHLMSAAAVNLGLAEEGEQHKDLDEARKLIQALAGLVSASATEISSFHAAPLRDGLKSLQLAFREASVVPDEPGQGPGEKFTGPVYG
- the rplT gene encoding 50S ribosomal protein L20 codes for the protein MARVKRAVNAQKKRRAILEQASGYRGQRSRLYRKAKEQVTHSLVYNYNDRKKRKGDFRQLWIQRINAAARANGITYNRFIQGLKAANVEVDRKILAELAVTDAPAFAALVEVAQKALPSDVNAPKAA
- a CDS encoding SseB family protein yields the protein MALKNIPDSGFAEDDGSADVALAEALAAYAAGRASDADVVAALHGARLLVPVVAVLGEAETGPDGLTREKSSDMAVPTIQAPDGRRALPAFTSTRSLASWRADARPVAVPLHQALQALAHEQADTLLIDLAGPVTYELTGAALRAAAAGPARTDPLTDPEVRSALRAAVAAEPGIARAHLTPGGPGTDGTLTLVLAEGADVTAAANRLAGALAGDETLRAALVQGLDLALLPPTASLPGEPLFTR
- the rpmI gene encoding 50S ribosomal protein L35; the protein is MPKNKTHSGASKRFKITGSGKVVRERAGVRHYLEHKPSSKTRALSGTVEVAPADAKKIKKLLGK
- the infC gene encoding translation initiation factor IF-3, with amino-acid sequence MSAEPRINDRIRVPEVRLVGPSGEQVGIVPLAKALELAQEYDLDLVEVAANARPPVCKLMDYGKFKYESAMKAREARKNQAHTVIKEMKLRPKIDPHDYDTKKGHVVRFLKQGDKVKITIMFRGREQSRPELGYRLLQRLAEDVQDLGFIESNPKQDGRNMIMVLGPHKKKTEAMAEAREAQAARKAERQGDAGHDGDDGEIAEAEEQVEAPADAG
- the mycP gene encoding type VII secretion-associated serine protease mycosin, with protein sequence MTPAQRARSAATPAATAPSATPARRRARATSAAVRALAALVAAGATVALAAAPAAADNARASDWALSALHAQAAWRTTKGAGVTVAVLDTGVDPTHPDLTGQVLKGKDEVGFGAKPGDKAWAKHGTGMAAIIAGHGHGPGHGDGVLGIAPQARILPVRVILEDKDPQRQKARTDRGDALPAGIRWAVDHGADVINLSLGDDSATAAPVAAEDDAIRYALSKGVVVVASAGNGGDAADRSSYPAAYPGVIAVAAVDRHGEHASFSTHRWYASVSAPGVEVVIADPDRTYYNGWGTSAASAYASGAAALIRSANPKLSPAQVKQVLEDTTLDKPPGGRNDEVGTGLIDPAAALAAAKKLRPAPVLPTPAAYPHAYFAPGPTAPPAAASSSQLLANGAATAFAAVGAALIAVAGLLYFRVRRRA
- a CDS encoding TrmH family RNA methyltransferase, with amino-acid sequence MTSPPADLTSLRSARVTAARKLAKRSFRAKERRFLAEGPQAVREAVAHQGGPEGRTLVELYVTPEAEERHAELIAAARAAGASLLRATPQVIAEMSDTVTPQGLIGVCRFLDTPFEQVLAARPRLVAVLAHVRDPGNAGTVLRCADAAGADAVVLTDASVDLYNPKAVRASAGSLFHLPVAVGVPVETAVAGLRAQGVRVLAADGAGEHDLDAELDEGQMLGPTAWVFGNEAWGLPEETRALTDAVVRVPIHGRAESLNLATAAAVCLYASARAQRSPAGCRSVTSS